The following DNA comes from Fusarium fujikuroi IMI 58289 draft genome, chromosome FFUJ_chr03.
ACAGTGAGCGAAGTGGTCTGAGCAGGCATGATAATGAAAGCAACAACTGTCACTTTACTACCAGCGGCCTTGAGACGATGGTTCAATCGTGCTAGGGACTCAATGAACATGTCGACACCCTTATTCCTGAACTCGTAACGACCGGCGGTGAAGAGGTATAGTGTGTTGTCGGGATCGAAGTCGTAGTGACCGTAGAAGTGGCCTCGAACAAAGTCATGAATCTTCTCCTTTGCCTGCTGATGCAGGTTTTGGAATTCGTGAACCGCCGAGAACTTTGTGACATTCAGACCATTGGGCAGAACACCGTCAGGCTTTCGCTTCAGCAGATGCTCAGACTCAAACGCTGTAATGTGAGAGACTGTGGTAAAAACATCACATGCATGCGCGGCTGCTCGTTCAATGCAGTATCGGTGGTAGATACCGCGCTTACCAGCCTCAGCATCGACATCGAACCATTGCAGGTTGTTGTAGAAATCCACAGAGCCAGCGCAGAGGTATCGGCCGAGAAGAGTGGCGTGCGTGGTAAAGATCGTCGTCACATCGATGCGGCGCTTCTTGCAGAGGGGCAGGGCAACGCCAGCAAGCCACTCGTGAAAGTGAGCAATGAcagccctcttcttctcatggcAGACgaactataagatattacGGTTAGCAGATCTGACATGAGTGGAATGGTCAAGCGAACTTACCTCTCCTAGGAACCAGGCGACCAGATAACCGAAAACAATGGCCTCGTTGGTCTCATCGTCACCAGGTGGTGAAGGAATGCTCGCAGCTTCCCACAAATCGGCCTTCCACTCATCCATGCGACCATAGGCAGTCTTGGTATCAATGAGAATAACTCTGGGAGCCCCTTCAATCAACCAACGGCCATAAACAATGTGAACTCCTCGATCTCTCATGGACTGCAGGGTAGCAGCGATCTCCGGACTGGTGGgttccatctcctccacctcgACGGCGGCCTATTGTGGTCAGTACGTGAGAGTCATGGGAATCTTCAAGGTGAAGTCTTACAGATTGATGGTTGAGGGGACCAATCAGGGTGTAGCGATCGCCATATTCAGCTGTTGTAACAGGAGCCTTGGATTTGATAACCGAGTAGATACCACCGACTGTATTGCGCCGCGGGTTAGTATGTGAAGACTCGGGAGAATGAAGGATTCAGCTGTCGCAAATGACTGACCTCGATGAGCTACCTCAGTAGCAATCTCAAAGAGAAGgtggttcttgatgtcgCGAGTCTGCTGCTCGCCTTCACTCATCTTGACGTGTTTACCTCAATTCAAGAAGTGAGGAGTAAGTCGCTGAGGGGAAGAAGAGTAGACAGTAAACGCGATGATCTGATGGGCTTCGGCCAGGGGTCTGGTCGCGTTGAATTGAGCAGTGGAGCTAGCGCAGAAATCTTTCAGGTGGACAGTAACAGGAGAGCTGGAGAGCTGGGAAAGgagctataataaaggagtAGGAAGCTGTAACGATGGTCCACGAAGCCAATTGAGAAGTTTTCTCGGGAGTAGCGAAGCGCGTGGCTGGGGGAATTCGGCAGAAGCGAAACGGAGGGATCGAATCgagatggtggtggtctcGATGTTGCGTCACTGTGCCGCTGATGAGAGTGAACCTAGCCTAAGAAACGGATCTGCGTgcgatggatggatgagCACTGAGCGAACATGGGGCATTCACAGGGGATGGGGGATCCATTGGCAGATGGATATGTGCCCATGGGGAGCGGAGATGTAGGAGCCAGAAAGACTAACAGCGATGGGTACTGCTATACCTAGTACGATGGATCTCAGGTCCAGGCGGTGGTGATTGATTtgctttggtgttttgaAGCGCTACACCaattgagatgagagagggagagaggggACCCAATTgtggtgaggaggagagggaaaggtaaggtagggtAAATGAAAAGGGAAGATGGAAGTATAAGGGAGGAATTTCGAGCCCAGGAAGTtggaagcaagcaagaaacCAACATGGAGGGGGATTGTGTAGAGGACGTTGAGTTCACAAAAAAGATGGTGTAATA
Coding sequences within:
- a CDS encoding probable glycogen synthase, giving the protein MSEGEQQTRDIKNHLLFEIATEVAHRVGGIYSVIKSKAPVTTAEYGDRYTLIGPLNHQSAAVEVEEMEPTSPEIAATLQSMRDRGVHIVYGRWLIEGAPRVILIDTKTAYGRMDEWKADLWEAASIPSPPGDDETNEAIVFGYLVAWFLGEFVCHEKKRAVIAHFHEWLAGVALPLCKKRRIDVTTIFTTHATLLGRYLCAGSVDFYNNLQWFDVDAEAGKRGIYHRYCIERAAAHACDVFTTVSHITAFESEHLLKRKPDGVLPNGLNVTKFSAVHEFQNLHQQAKEKIHDFVRGHFYGHYDFDPDNTLYLFTAGRYEFRNKGVDMFIESLARLNHRLKAAGSKVTVVAFIIMPAQTTSLTVEALKGQAVIKSLRDTTHVIEQSIGRRIFERSLKWHEGDPMPDEKELISAQDRVLLRRRLFAMKRHGLPPIVTHNMLNDHEDPVLNQIRRVQLFNHPTDRVKVVFHPEFLNSANPVLPLDYDDFVRGCHLGVFSSYYEPWGYTPAECTVMGVPSITTNLSGFGCYMEELIENSSDYGIYIVDRRTKGVDDSVNQLTSFMYDFCGKSRRQRINQRNRTERLSDLLDWKRMGMEYVKARQLALRRAYPNSFSGDDEEDDFIPGVEQKISRPFSVPGSPRDRTGMMTPGDFASLQEGREGLNTEDYVAWKLPEEEDPDEYPFPLTLRTKQPAPHSPSDNVPVNGTQ